In Desulforegula conservatrix Mb1Pa, the sequence AACAAAGCGCACTTTTACGGTTCTTGTTTCAGGAGATAGATCCGGGTAAATATAATCAATTACTGATTCTATGGGTTTGCCTTTAAAATAGCTGAGGCTTATTTTTGCCTTTTGCCCCTGTTTTATAAATGCAATTTCATTTTCATAAACATCTGCAATCACCCATACTGTGGAAAGATCTGCAATATCAAACAGCTTTTCACCCGGCATTATTCGCATTCCCTGAACAGCCATTTTTGAAACAATATATCCTGAAATCGGGCTGAAAATTTTCATGGTTCTTGCGGGAGTCCCGGATTTTTCAATGGCTTTTATCTGGTCATCAGTAATATCCCACAATTTAAGTCTCTGCTTTGCAGCAGAAAGAAGGGCAGAAGAGTCTTTTTGCAGAAGATTTTCCTGATGAGCATGATTCTGATCAGTAAATTTGCTCGATGAAGCCCATTTTTTAATTGTCAGATATTCCTGCTGGGTGACGTAAAGATCCGGGCTGTAAATTTCTGCAAGCGGCTCATTTTTAGTAACTGCCTTCCCTGTTGAGTTAACATATAGTTTTTCAATCCAGCCTTCGAATTTTGTGTTTACTGTCACAAAGGATTTTTCATTATTCTCTATTCTGCCGACAGTTCTGATTTTTCTTGTTACAGGTTTTATCTCAGCCTGTTTTATTACAACACCTGTAAACTGCTGCTTTTCAGATGAAAAATCAACTTTGGGCGCTTCTGCCGGTTCGGTCGCCTGGTCTTGAACAGCTTCCTGTTGTGGTTTCTGTTCTTGTGCCTGCTGTTCTCCGTGGCCTGAATGCCCGGTCTGGGCTGATGAAGAGCCTGCAAAAAGCAAGATGGCAGATAAAACAAAAGAAATAAATATAGATGAGCCTTGATTGATTTTCATTATTATCACCTGAATTAGGCTGTTATTTGCTGAAATTATGAGTTTAAAACTATTGTGATCAATTCTTAAATCAAGTGGAATAAGAACCAAAAGTTTTTGCGGAGCTTTTTTCAAAAAGCGACCCGCCGGAGGCATTCTGTTGAATGTCGGATTACGAGCAAAGGACGCTCTAATCCGACCTACGAATCTGCCTGGTTTTTGATGCCAAATTGACCATACAAGGCACTCTCCATAACAACGGTGACATTAAAAGTCCTTATAATTCTTGTCTATCTTTGGTTTATAAGGGGCACATTGCCTCCCCTGAGGCATTATTATTTAAGCCCACCCCCAAGATAGTTTTCAGGCACTGCAATTGCCGCCAGTGCTTCAATCCTTGCGATTACCTTTTCTTTTTCATTCATGTTTTTCCAGTGTGCAGTTTCAGAATCCATGAGTTTTTTTAATTTTTCTATAGCCATGGAAGCTTCTGTTTTCCCTGATGAGAAAGTTGCGAGGCTCTGTTCAAAATCCCGTCTGCTTTTTGGTAAGATTGTATTCTTATAGAGATTTGTGAGCTTATCAAAGGATTTGAGCATGGCATAATTGTCTCTGATTTTTGCTGTAATCATTAATTTTGCAGCATCTGTTTCATGCCTTGACTGCTCCTGGAGTTTTTTAGCCTCGTAAACTCCTTCGCGCTGTTTTGTTTTAAAGAAAATCGGCAGGTTGGCGGTTGCTGAAAAATTTATCATGTCTTCATATCCGCCGCCTTTTAATGAATAACCTGCACTAAGAGTTATGTCAGGCAAATATTCTTTTTCAGCCATTCCAAGACGGGCAGCAGAAGCTTCTGCCATTTTCTGTCTTGCTTTCAGCTCAGGAGAGTTCTCCATGGCTTTTTTAACTGCTTCATCCAGAGTTAATTTAAAATCTTTTAATTCAGGTTCATCAGGCTTTCCAAGTGGTTCCAAGGAATTTCTGCCGATTCCGTTTGCAATCATCGCTTCAATGGATGATATTTTTGCTTTAAGCATTTCCTCATTTTCCATGAGCATGTATTTTTCGGTCTGAGCCATCAGCACATCCTGCTGACCTCCCATGCCTGATGCATATCTTGCAAGAGAAGCTTCTTCGATTTTTTCGAAAAGCATCTTTTGGGATCCGGTTATCTCAAGCTCTTTGTATGCTAAAAAAAGATCGCTATAGAGTTCTCTTATTCTCTGGATGAGATTAATTTCCGCCATTTCTGATTCATATTTGAGGCTTTCGGATTCCTTTTCAGCCATTTCACCTTTAAGACCGAGCTTGCCGGGATATGGGAACATCTGGGATGCAGTGAACATCCACTGCGAGTCTTTTTCACCGTAAGAATATGATCTTGTTCCATCATTTTGATAGCCAACCATGAACATCGGATCAGGCAGGCTTCTTGCCTGGGGCGCTCTGTGGGTTGAGGCTGAAGCCTTTGATTTCATTGCAGCAAGATCCGGGCTGTTCTGAATGGCTTCTTTTATCAGATCTTTAAGTTTCAGGGTTTCGGCATAGGAATACACCGCGCCTGCGGGGACAAGCAGAAATGCCATTAAAATGGTCAGTAACAGAATTCTGAGTATCGCCACATTTGCAAGACGTTTCAGAGAGGAAACGATTATGTCATGTGTGTCATTTCTATTTGACATCAACATTGTATTTAACGACCTGTTTCTGGTTGTTTATATTGAGTTTAAGTTCAATATTCCATGATCCTGGCATTGAGAAGTTGATCATTGTCTCATAGGCTTCAGCGCCCGCCTGCACTTTTGAAGTGTTTTTCATAGCAGGCATTCCAGGCATCGCTGGCATTGATGCATTTAATTCAACCTGGGCGTTTTTTACAATCTTTCCGGCAGAGTCCTTGATTTCGATAACAGCCTTATTGTCACCAGTTATAGGTGGGTTTTTCTCAAGGGTGAGTGTTACTGTGTTGTCTCCGGCTTTTTTTTCGAGTTTGAGTTCCTTTGCAAACGCCGGGATCGCGATTAGAAGAGATGCTGCCATAAATACAAGAATCTTTTTCATTTTTTTCTCCATTTTGATTTGTTAACTAGGTGTTTGAGTGAAACAAAAACAGTGGTAAAAGATTAGTTCTCCATGTTTTTTTGTGGGATTAACCAACGTTAATGCTTATGGATAGAATTGTCAATTATGCTGGCGCCATTCTCATCTGATAGCTCATATATGCTTAAATAATTGACTGATTATGATTAATGAAAAGAAAGGAATCCACCTGAACATGAAATTTCTTTACGAGATACAGTTTATTAAAGGCGGACGAGCCGGCAGATGTTTTCTGCTGGCCGCTTCTTCAGAGGATGTTCAAAAATATGAGGAAAGGGAAGGGGTTCAGGTTATTCTTTCAAGACCTGTGGCATCCACCTTCGGGGATATTTTCGCAAGAGCCAATGAAGATGTGCTTTTTGTGGATATGACTATCAATGATGTTTTTTTCTGATCACCTCTTTTTTGATCGTGTTTGGGGGAGCAAATAAATATTAACATCAAGTTTGATGGACTCTCAAAAAGTCAAAAAATGGCTTTATCGTCATGCCGGACTTGATTCGGCATCTTTGTAATTTCAGCCACTTCTGGATTCCGGCCTGTGCCGGTATGACGGTAATCTAACTTTTTGCGACCTTGTCAAGTTTTGTGGAGCATTTTTTAAGAAAACGATCTGTTTTGCTTTTTTTGAAATTTAGGTTTTATGGATCTGGTTGACGAATACATAGAGGCTTTACTTGGTTACGACAGGCTTGCTCCGCAGATAAGGGCTCACAGGGTAATGCAGCCATGCGTGGCCGAGTTTGCGGATAAAGAACACGGTCTTTCAGCTAATCTGGGTACTTTTCTTAAAAGGGAAGGTATCGAGCGTCTATACTCCCACCAGATAGAGTCACTTGAAGCTGTAAGGGCAGGGATCGACATAGTAGTTGCGACACCCACAGCCAGCGGCAAGAGCATGACCTATAATCTTCCTGTGATCGAGAATCTCGCATCATCAAAATCTTCGACAGCCATATATCTTTTTCCTCTAAAGGCCCTGGCCCAGGATCAGATGAAAATAATAGACAGGATAAGCTCTGCGTTCGGGCCTCTGTCAGGCATCAGATCCGCAATATATGACGGTGACACCACAGATTCAGAACGCCGCAGAATAAGGAACAATCCGCCTGATATTCTGATTACCAATCCTGAAATGATCCACCTCGCCATTGCCCCATATCATCATTTGTGGGAGCCTTTTTTGAAAAATCTGAAATATGTTGTCATCGACGAGATCCATACTTACAGGGGCGTATTCGGATCTAATATGGCTTGGGTGATGAGACGGATTCGCAGAATATGCAGATATTACGGATCTGACCCTGTTTTCATAATGATTTCGGCCACAATCGGCAATCCTGAAAAT encodes:
- a CDS encoding efflux RND transporter periplasmic adaptor subunit; the encoded protein is MKINQGSSIFISFVLSAILLFAGSSSAQTGHSGHGEQQAQEQKPQQEAVQDQATEPAEAPKVDFSSEKQQFTGVVIKQAEIKPVTRKIRTVGRIENNEKSFVTVNTKFEGWIEKLYVNSTGKAVTKNEPLAEIYSPDLYVTQQEYLTIKKWASSSKFTDQNHAHQENLLQKDSSALLSAAKQRLKLWDITDDQIKAIEKSGTPARTMKIFSPISGYIVSKMAVQGMRIMPGEKLFDIADLSTVWVIADVYENEIAFIKQGQKAKISLSYFKGKPIESVIDYIYPDLSPETRTVKVRFVIQNPDEALKPQMFTNVELETDLGNRLVIPEEAVIDTGMRKLVYISKDKDSFEPREVVTGITSDGMVEIVSGLKQGEKIAATGNFLIDSEAQLKGIIPADKH
- a CDS encoding TolC family protein, producing the protein MLMSNRNDTHDIIVSSLKRLANVAILRILLLTILMAFLLVPAGAVYSYAETLKLKDLIKEAIQNSPDLAAMKSKASASTHRAPQARSLPDPMFMVGYQNDGTRSYSYGEKDSQWMFTASQMFPYPGKLGLKGEMAEKESESLKYESEMAEINLIQRIRELYSDLFLAYKELEITGSQKMLFEKIEEASLARYASGMGGQQDVLMAQTEKYMLMENEEMLKAKISSIEAMIANGIGRNSLEPLGKPDEPELKDFKLTLDEAVKKAMENSPELKARQKMAEASAARLGMAEKEYLPDITLSAGYSLKGGGYEDMINFSATANLPIFFKTKQREGVYEAKKLQEQSRHETDAAKLMITAKIRDNYAMLKSFDKLTNLYKNTILPKSRRDFEQSLATFSSGKTEASMAIEKLKKLMDSETAHWKNMNEKEKVIARIEALAAIAVPENYLGGGLK
- a CDS encoding FixH family protein — its product is MKKILVFMAASLLIAIPAFAKELKLEKKAGDNTVTLTLEKNPPITGDNKAVIEIKDSAGKIVKNAQVELNASMPAMPGMPAMKNTSKVQAGAEAYETMINFSMPGSWNIELKLNINNQKQVVKYNVDVK